The Phoenix dactylifera cultivar Barhee BC4 chromosome 17, palm_55x_up_171113_PBpolish2nd_filt_p, whole genome shotgun sequence genome contains a region encoding:
- the LOC103711898 gene encoding very-long-chain aldehyde decarbonylase GL1-6-like — protein sequence MASQPGPLTQWPWQRLGNFKYVLLAPWVAHSMHKFMADSGEQRDMTNFLIFPILLLRLLYSQLWITFSRFQTAKSKHRIVDKSLDFDQVDRERNWDDQIILTALFMYMANMVVPGASHLPWWETRGVVLIILLHMGPVEFIYYWLHRALHHHFLYSRYHSHHHASVVTEPITSVIHPFAEELSYFVLFAIPPMTGVLTGTASIAAVVGYPMYIDFMNYMGHCNFELVPKWLFDVFPPLKYLMYTPSFHSLHHTQFRTNYSLFMPFYDYVYGTIDKSSDEQYERSLKGKEERPHVVHLTHLTNLQSIYHLRFGFSSLASKPYTPKYYMWIMWPLTLASMLLTWIYGTAFTAERNRFKKLIMETRVVPRYIFQYKSSSERDAINTLIEKAILQSEEEGAKVISLGLLNQGSALNGYGELYLKRNSLLKTKIVDGTSLAVAVVLNSVPQGINSILLVGNLSKMAYFLSLTLCKRGVQVETVQKDKYELLKLQLPPELHGHLVLSDSYASEVWLVGDGVTDQEQLRASKGIRFIPFTQFPPKLVRKDCIYHCTPAMVVPKTYENLHTCENWLPRRVMSAWRVAGIVHALEEWNGHECGDTVTGVEKAWHAALAHGFLPFEGCKLG from the exons ATGGCCTCCCAACCAGGTCCCCTCACTCAATGGCCATGGCAGAGGCTAGGAAACTTCAAG TACGTACTACTAGCTCCATGGGTGGCACATAGCATGCACAAGTTCATGGCAGACAGCGGGGAGCAGAGGGATATGACTAACTTTCTCATCTTCCCCATTCTATTGCTAAGGCTGCTGTACTCTCAGCTGTGGATCACCTTCTCTCGCTTCCAAACAGCAAAAAGCAAGCACAGGATAGTCGACAAAAGCTTGGACTTTGATCAGGTGGACAGAGAAAGGAACTG GGATGACCAGATCATTTTGACCGCATTGTTCATGTACATGGCTAACATGGTGGTTCCAGGGGCTTCACATTTGCCCTGGTGGGAGACCAGGGGAGTGGTTCTTATCATTCTCCTCCACATGGGTCCTGTGGAGTTCATCTACTATTGGCTTCAtagagccttgcaccaccatTTCCTCTACTCGCGTTACCACTCTCACCATCATGCCTCCGTTGTCACCGAGCCCATCACAT CTGTTATCCATCCATTTGCTGAAGAGTTGTCCTACTTCGTACTCTTCGCAATTCCTCCGATGACCGGGGTATTAACTGGAACGGCGTCCATCGCTGCAGTTGTGGGGTATCCCATGTATATCGACTTCATGAACTACATGGGCCACTGCAATTTTGAGCTAGTCCCCAAATGGCTCTTCGATGTCTTCCCCCCGCTTAAATACCTGATGTATACTCCCTC GTTCCATTCCCTTCACCATACACAGTTTCGAACAAATTACTCCTTGTTCATGCCATTCTATGACTACGTATACGGTACCATCGACAAGTCTTCAGATGAACAATACGAAAGATCTCTCAAGGGAAAGGAGGAGAGGCCTCATGTCGTTCACCTGACCCACTTGACTAACTTGCAATCCATCTACCATCTACGCTTCGGGTTCTCCTCATTAGCATCCAAACCGTATACTCCCAAATATTACATGTGGATTATGTGGCCATTGACGCTTGCATCGATGCTGCTGACATGGATTTATGGGACCGCCTTCACTGCGGAGAGGAATAGATTCAAGAAACTCATTATGGAAACAAGGGTGGTGCCAAGGTACATCTTCCAG TACAAATCATCGTCTGAGAGAGACGCAATCAACACTCTGATTGAGAAAGCAATATTGCAGTCAGAAGAAGAGGGAGCCAAAGTCATTAGTCTTGGCCTCCTTAACCAA GGAAGTGCACTGAATGGATATGGTGAGCTCTATCTTAAAAGGAACTCCTTACTGAAGACAAAAATTGTGGATGGAACCAGCTTGGCAGTTGCAGTGGTTCTAAACAGTGTTCCCCAAGGAATCAACAGTATTCTGCTCGTAGGCAATCTTTCTAAGATGGCTTATTTCTTGTCTTTAACCTTATGTAAAAGGGGAGTCCAG GTAGAGACGGTTCAGAAGGACAAATACGAGCTCTTGAAACTACAGTTGCCGCCTGAATTGCATGGTCATTTGGTGCTCTCTGATAGTTACGCTAGTGAG GTATGGTTAGTTGGAGATGGAGTGACGGATCAAGAACAACTGAGGGCCAGCAAAGGCATTCGTTTTATTCCATTTACCCAATTCCCTCCCAAGCTGGTTCGCAAAGATTGCATTTATCACTGTACTCCGGCAATGGTGGTTCCTAAGACCTATGAAAATTTACATACATGTGAG AATTGGCTGCCTAGGAGGGTGATGAGTGCATGGCGTGTAGCTGGAATAGTTCATGCATTGGAAGAATGGAATGGACATGAATGTGGAGACACTGTTACCGGCGTCGAGAAAGCTTGGCATGCGGCTCTTGCGCATGGGTTCCTTCCATTTGAGGGCTGCAAACTTGGTTAA
- the LOC103711838 gene encoding uncharacterized protein LOC103711838 → MDSGGVEVNNCHGTKPSVFVDSKKEGVDKGEEEDGDTNFLLRPSSNGGLAGKRQKSSRRKVQWNDRNGNNLVEVLEFQPSDSSDSEDDSSHGTSIWEHAIVGCAQVFCCLGFPWSRS, encoded by the exons ATGGATTCGGGTGGAGTTGAAGTTAATAACTGCCATGGGACCAAGCCTTCTGTTTTCGTGGATTCTAAAAAGGAGGGGGTTGataagggggaggaggaggacggggataCCAATTTCCTTCTGCGACCCTCCTCGAATGGAGGGTTGGCGGGGAAGAGGCAGAAGAGTTCGAGGAGGAAAGTCCAGTGGAACGATCGCAACGGCAACAACCTAGTGGAGGTGTTGGAATTCCAGCCAAG TGATTCAAGTGACTCCGAGGACGA CTCCAGCCATGGGACCtcgatttgggagcatgcaatTGTTGGTTGCGCTCAAGTTTTCTGTTGCCTGGGTTTCCCATGGTCTCGCTCATAA
- the LOC103711836 gene encoding uncharacterized protein LOC103711836: protein MGSLAGHNWAFVFLFPIGIRRLWSSLSLHARSPPPSFRSRPWYLSPDHNLRNADLYALLLALPVAAIANLLVAAPLRAAAAALFWLLLILLPLAPRLPLPDELAFLLAALAFLADLALSPISPSAPALDARARDLSSLPTLVCAAACLALAARPAAIAADVALSLGIAFKGSWALQAGLALFALPPRGCLRAAAGLECELEEDRLRGVALLDLLFAGNAVGIAAACVGIFWAVTRSINRSAEAEAMMAWLMMNPPDLELD from the coding sequence ATGGGGTCGCTGGCGGGCCACAACTGGGCGTTCGTCTTCCTGTTCCCGATCGGGATCCGACGGCTGTGGTCGTCCCTCAGCCTCCACGCGCGATCCCCGCCACCATCGTTCCGGTCACGGCCGTGGTACCTCTCGCCGGACCACAACCTCCGCAACGCCGACCTCTACGCTCTCCTCCTCGCCCTCCCCGTCGCCGCCATCGCCAACCTCCTCGTCGCCGCCCCTCtccgcgccgccgccgccgccctctTCTGGCTCCTCCTCATCCTTCTCCCCCTCGCCCCCCGCCTCCCCCTCCCCGACGAGCTCGCCTTCCTCCTCGCAGCCCTCGCCTTCCTCGCCGACCTCGCCCTCTCCCCCATCTCACCCTCCGCTCCCGCCCTAGACGCCCGCGCCCGCGACCTCTCCTCCCTGCCAACCCTCGTCTGTGCCGCCGCCTGCCTCGCCCTCGCCGCCCGCCCGGCTGCGATCGCAGCCGACGTCGCCCTTTCGCTCGGAATCGCGTTCAAGGGGTCCTGGGCGCTGCAGGCCGGGCTGGCGCTCTTCGCCCTGCCGCCCCGCGGGTGCCTCCGCGCCGCCGCCGGCCTGGAGTGCGAGCTGGAGGAGGACCGGTTGAGGGGGGTAGCGCTCTTGGACTTGCTCTTCGCCGGCAACGCCGTGGGGATCGCCGCCGCCTGCGTGGGGATCTTCTGGGCGGTGACAAGGTCCATCAATCGGTCGGCGGAAGCCGAAGCGATGATGGCATGGCTCATGATGAACCCGCCTGATCTTGAGCTGGACTGA